The Bradyrhizobium sp. CCBAU 53351 genome segment GAGCTTCTCGAAGATCGGGGTGAGCTTCTTCGACGATTACACCAAGTTCGACGAAGCGCGCTGCAGCGCCGCGGGTAATTTCCACAATTTGAGGATCCACGGGTGTAATGCCCAGATCGGCCGAATAGGCAACCCGTCTTGGTCTCTTTGCCGTGCGCGTGGTCGTCAGGAACGATTCTGCGGGTGCCGGCAAGGACAGTGGATCGGCAGGATGCTCACCACTCATTGCGTCCAACAGGAGCGCAACGTCCTCGACATTGCGCGCCATTGGTCCGTGTATGCCGAGGTTGCGGTCGATTTTAGATTTGGGAGTTCGGGCCACTCGGCCCAAGCTCGGCCGAAGACCCACTACACCGCAAAAGCTCGCCGGATTTCGGAGTGAGCCCCCCATGTCAGAGCCATGCGCAACCCAAGCCATGCCGGCGGCGATCGCAACCGCGGCACCTCCGGACGAGCCAGCAGCAGAGCGAGCTGGATTCCACGGATTGAGCGTTGCTCCGAAGAGTTCATTGACCGTGTTGGCCCCCGCTCCGAACTCGGGGGTGTTCGATCTTGCATAAACAACACCACCATTCTGCTCGATGCGCTCGACCAAGATGTCCGACGTCTCAGCTATTTTGTTCCTGAAGATCGGGGAGCCCTGTGTGTTGCGAGTGCCGGCAACGTCAATCAGATCTTTGATGGGAACGGGAAGACCGGCCAGCAGCCCACGTGCGCCGGTAGGTCGCTCCATCAGCGTACGAGCATGTGTGCGCGCGCGATCAAAACAAAGGATGGGCAGCGCGTTAAGCTTGCCGTCGACTTGCCCGATCCGCTGCTCCAGCGCGTCCAGCAGCTCCAGGGGGCTTACTTCGCCATTCCGCAATTTTTCGACAACACTGCAGGCGGTCTGCCTGATCAATTCATGCACTTCAGAACCCCGTCTCTTGCCGTCGTCCCCTTAGTTGGCGATCGAGAGCAATGATCGCAAAAGTGTAGGCATTTTCGAAAGGCCGCTTCGACGACGCATAGAAAAGTCTCCAACTGGACGGCGAGCAGAACGCTGGGCGGCGCTTGACGCGCACGGCCCCGTCTGCCTACGAAAAATTATCTCTTAGCTTTTCCTCAGCCCCGCCTCGCCTGCCGTAGAGAACGTAGGACCACTTTGGGAGTAAATCCGCGAAGAATCCCGGCGTACGCGCATTTATCCTGCCAAATTCTGCGATGAGCGCAGGACTGCGGCCTCTAAGTGTAGTTGCGTGTGTGGAAGATGACCGCCAAACTATCAGGGCTTGTCGTCCTTGCGCTCTTTGGCGGTTCTCGCCTACAGAACCGCCCAGAACAGTGATGTCGGTTGCGCCGTGTCGAAAGTGGACGTGAGCTGAATAGGTGCAGCTCGATCGCTGGTCGGTTAACAGTGTGACGTCGCGAGACTTTCGAACAACTTGCCTTTACGCAGCAAAGGGACTCGTAACGTCGCTCATCTTCTCTACCGAATCGTATGCGAATGAGCACGCACCGTATCTTCCAAAATTTTCTCAATCTGCTGATCAACGCGAACCACGCTGATGGCTTTAGCGACGCCTTGGCGGTCACCGGACGCGCACTTGAGCTGCCATGTTTGGCTTATCTGGCCTGGCCGAAGAGACGGGGTGAGAACGCCCTCGTGATTTCCACGTATCCCGCCAATTGGGTTGCGCATTATGTGCGCAGTCACTATGAGCGCCTCGACCCCATTATCGAGCGTGCGCTGGAGACCACGGAGCCCTTTAGCTGGGACCACAGGGAACCTCATAGATTGATTTCTCGGGCGCAGCGAAGCTTGCTCGACGAAGCTGCTCAGTGTGGGATCCGATTGGGATTCACCGTTCCAATCCACAACGGCGCCTCCATGGCCGCCTTGACGTTTGCCACCGACCAGAATGACCGAGCATTTCAATTGAGCATAGAGCGCCGCTCGGAGGTCCTCCAGTTCATGGCCATTTCTTTCGACCGGCGCGTGCGGCAAAAGCTTTCTCATGAACTGATGATCGCTAACGTTGAACTCTCACGTCGCGAAATGGAGTGCCTCGACTGGGTCGCAAAGGGCAAGACCACATGGGAGATTGGGCAGATCCTGCAGATATCGCCAAATACCGTGAAGTCCTATTTGAATAATGCAAAGAACAAGCTGGGCGTGAGGACATTGGCCGAAGCGACTTCACGACTTGGCGCTGCTAAGGCAGTTAGGCAAGATTAGGGCCGCGCCGCCCCTCTAGTTGTACGTGGTGCCATTTGCACCCGGCTCTCCCATATAGTCGAAATCCGGACAGGAGGGGTCATGATTCAACTGATTGCCGAACCATTTCACGGCGCGTTCTCCCAAACGCTAGCGGCCATGCACAGGCTGCGGCATCGCGTCTTCAAGCAAAGATTAGATTGGAGCGTTCACAGTTCCGGCGAGATGGAGACCGACGAGTTTGACGCGCTAGGTCCGGTATATCTCGTCCAAACGTCGGTCGAGGGACTGGTGCAGGGGTCGGTTCGCCTTTTGCCGACAACCGGCCCGACGATGATCCGCGACACCTTTTCTGTGCTCCTGGGAAAGTGCCCTGCCCCATCGGATCCTCATGTGTGGGAGAGCAGCCGCTTTGCAGTTGATCTTCCTTCAGATGCTCCGAAGGCGGCACACGGGCTTGCGAGGGCAACTTACGAACTCTTCGCGGGCATGATTGAGTTTGGTCTGTCTCGACAGCTCACGAGCATCGTCACAGTCACCGACGTCCGGATGGAGCGAATTCTGAGGCGCGCAGGATGGCCGCTTCGCCGGATTGCATCGCCTTGTGAAATTGGAAACACGCTTGCTGTCGCCGGCCACCTGGAAATCACGCTCAATGCTTTGGACAGGATACGTGCGGCCGGTGGACTCGCCGGCCCAGTTCTCTGGACTCCAGTCCTGTCGCACGCCGCCTGACTGCCGGCTCGCTGCCCGCAGAACTCATCCGACTTAAATCGCCGCACCTTGATTTGTAAATGCCTCCAATCGACCACCTTGCCTGTCAGACACAGCGACCAATATCCAATCCAATAAGTTTACAACATCTGCGCGTTGCTGTGACAGTCAATGAAGCGGGCAGCATTCGGAGCGCAGCCAGGGTGCTGGGTGTCGAACACTCGGCCATCAGTCGGGCGATCGGACGATTGGAATGCCTGGTTGGTACCCGCTTGTTCGAGCGATCGAGATACGGGATGAATCCAACAGCCTCTGGTACGACATTCCTGAGGACGGCAAAGCTTATCATCGAGCAGGTCGATTCATTATCGAAGGCGACAGTCTTGACCCTGTCCAAGCGGGCGGATCACCTGGCTATCGGCTTCTGCCCATTCGTCTCCGCAGGACGAATAACACCTGCGATCGCCGAGTTTCAAAGCCGTTATCCGGAAATCAAGGTCGCCGTCCTTGAACGCGTCATGCCGGAACTCCTGATCGCGCTTCAGACGGGCTCGCTCGATATCGCCATCGCGCCAGACGGTCTATCTTCCATGCTGCTCACGGCGGCCTTTCCCCTATGGCGTGAAGGTATTCTCATCGCACTCGCCAAGAATGATGAGTTAGCTCAGAACGAGTCGGTCTCCTGCGCCGATCTGCACAGTCGAACCGTTCTCGTCAGCCGCGATGATCCCGCAAGAGAAGTCGAAGACCTTCTGGTCTGCAAACTGGCGGCTCATGGAAACGGGGCCTTAATCGAAGCCTGCGACGTGAGCCGCAGCAAGCTGACCAGTCTCGTCAGCATTGGCCGCGGCGTCACGCCGTTATTGGCATCCGAAGCTCACGCCGGATTCCCAGGGGTGGTGTATCGCGAACTGCACGACGCAAGGGGACCCAGTCGGATCACAATGTCAGCTCATGTCAGAACCGGCGATGAAAGATCTGTTGTCGCCCACTTCCTAGCCCTTCTGAGAGAATGTTATTCTTCAGGAGGGGAAGAGCGGGCTTGACGTTTTGATTTCGCAAAAGCCCGGTCTGTCGCCATGAAGCGCGCCAACATCGGGCCAATGAGCTTGGCAGGTTCGACGGCCTGTCCGGTTTGCTTCGCCAGCACATCGGCATAGACGTGCAAATCCCGGTGAACATGGGCCGCGAGTTCGACCGTCATTTTGACAGGCCGATCGTCCACAAGCGCTGCAATCTTCAATTTAGGCATGCGGCTAGCCTCTATAAGGTTCAAGAATGAGATCACGGTTGACCAGGACGCGGACCGGGTAACCCGGGCGTATCGTCAAGGTCGGCTGGATATTGAGGCTACGGCGGACCACTTGTTGGCCGGCCTGGTTCAGCGAATCTGATGCACCGCGCCTGAGGGCACCAATGATTGCGCTGTTGCTATTGCTCGCATCGGAACCTGCACCCGCTTCCGAGCCAACAGCCAGGAAGGTCGACAGCGCCGCCGCCTTGAACAGCTCACCCCAATGGTTGTCAACCTGATCTTCAAGGCCGGCATAGCCTTGCGTGTCTGTCCCCGGTTGGCGCTCCAAGACGACCGAGCGGCCGTTCGGCATGATCAACCGGGTCCAAACGAGCAGCACGCGGCTCTGGCCGAAGCTCACCTGACTGTCATAGATGCCAGTCAGTCTGGCGCCCTGGGGGATGAGGAGAAAGCGCCCGGTGGGCGTATCATAAACATTCTCGCTTACCTGAGCTGTGATCATTCCAGGCAGATCGGAGCGAATGCCGGTGATCAGGGCCCCGGCGATAACCGATCCGGCCTGCACCACGTAAGGTGATGGCGCCTTCACGAGGCGGTCTGGACTGGTCGTTCGTCGATCGGTGGCCGCATTTACGAAGGCGAGCTTCCGGTCCTGAGCGTTTTGCAGTGACCCATCCTCGCTGCTGGGGATCAGGGAGGGAGCATTGGCGCCACCTGCTTGGGCTCCGCTCGACGCTGCCGTGTCCCTCACATTGGTAGAGGCGAACAGTCGGCTTACACGAGCCGCCTCTTGTTCCTGGTCACGGCGTTGCTGTTCCTGGTCGGCCGCAGCGCCTGGCGCGGCGATCTGGCCTTTGGCGGCCAGGATTGGTCTGCCGAGATCGCCGGGAAGAGGTGGACCAAGCTGGGGGACAGGAGGGGTGACCTTCGAGTAGTCCGGCGGCAACGCTGTGACGCTCTCAGCAACATTGTGACGCTCAGCCAGATAGAGCTCCTCGGAAGCGGCCTCACGCGGCCGTTGTTTCTGGAGCGCCCACGTCGCCGCCGCGGCGACCAGCGCCAGGCAGAGCGCGGATCCGGTCAGCAGCACCTTGCGAGACAAGCGGGTGACGCTCGGGTATTCGGGCCGGAGCCGAAACCCATCCTCGAGCTCACCTGTCTCCTGTTCGCCGTCCGGGGAGGTCTCATCTTCGCGGTGTTCTTCCGTCATGACGAAAACCTCCCGTCGGTGCGGACGATCCTAACCTTTTGTTGATGTTCTCCACCAAGCCGCAGTTCGGCAGCCGCAAACAGGCGGTCGACGATCAGGACGCTGCCAAAGGTGCGATAATTGACGATTTCGCTCTTACCGTCAGGCCCGAGCACAAACAGCGGCGGCATTTCGCCTTGGACGATACCTTGCGAGAACTCGATGTAGACTTTTCGGCCGTCGTCGTAGGCTGCAAGGGGGCGCCACGGCGGATTGTCCCCCTCGATCGCATACCGAAAGCGCCGTTGTGCAAGCTCTGGGAGCAGCGGAACAGGAGTCAATTGCTGCCGCTTGATCCGATCTTGCGGATAGTACCACGCGACCGATGGCATGTAGGGCTTCTCGCGCGAGCGGAGCTCGAGGAGATAGGTGCGCCGATCAGTATTGATCACGAGGTTGGTTTCGATGGAGGCGCGCGTCGGCTTGACCAGCACGTGCACCCTGCGCTCCTCGCCGCTGCCGCTTTCGGTGTCGCCGATGACCCATCGCACGGTGTCGCCGGCTGCGAGCGGGCCGGAGCCGGTCAACTGCTCCCCCTCCTCAAGAGCAATGTCGGTGATCTGTCCCGGCGCGGCATAGACCTGATAGAGCGCGCCCGGGCTATAGCTGTAGATCTGTGCGGCGTTGAAATAGCCTCTCCGCCTCGGCTCGACGCGCGCCGCACTGTTGGCGATTTCGATCCGGTTGACCGGCTCGACATCCTCCTTGGTGCCCGGCTTGCCGCCAAGCGACGGCTTCCAGGATGGAGGCACATGCAGGGGACGCGGACGATCATCCGCCGGCGCTGCCGCCACAGGCAGCGGCGGCACATCTGTGTCATAGCTGATTTCGGGTGGAATGAAGGTCGAGCAGCCGCTGAGCATGCAGCCAAGCATGACGGCTGCGGAAGTGATGCCCCTCTTCATTGGCGCTGTCCTGAACTCGCAAGGATATACTTTCACTGCCCCAACTCCTTGGACCAATTGATCGAATTCACATAGATTCCGAGAGGATTTTTGCGCAGCCGATCGGCATCACGCGGCGTTCGGATGACGATGCTCAGGATGGCTGTCCATCGCTCGGTCGAGGCGAGCGAGCCGTTCTCGTAAGCGCGCTGAATCCATGCGACACGAAAGCTGTCGGGCGAGGCCCGTATGACGCTGGAGACTTCCACCGAGATCTGCGCCTTGCCGAGCCCGGCGAATGGGTCGTTTGCCCTGGCATATTCATTGAGTGCGACGGCCCCGCGATCGGTCGTGAAGTCGTAGGCCCGGAGCCAATTCTGCCGCAGCACGATGGCATCGGATGGCAGGGCGCGCACATCTTCGATGAACCGCGCCAGGTGCCAGGCAATTTGTGGATCCGTCGGGTCGTAGTCGGAACTTGCAGGCGAGACCCGCTGAGCTTGACCGAGCCGGTCGACCTCGACGATCCACGGCGTTATCGTTCCTTGTGTCGATTGCCAGATCAGCCCGCCGGCAAGGCTGCAAGACAGAGCAAGGCAGCCGAACGCCATCAAGCGCCAGTTCTTCGCCTGCAGGCGGGCCGAGCCGATGCGCTCGTCCCAGACTTGACCTGCCTTCTGATAAGGGGTGAGTGCCGCCGGCGCGCGGCCATAATGCGTTGCTGATCTCTTAAACATTGAACTTCCCCTGAGTATCCCTGATCCATCGTAGCGAGCCGGCAGCAGACGGCGTTTTGCTCATGTCGGCTGCTCGATGCGGATCACGCGCGCGAACACGCACAAGCACCGTACGATGTGGCAGCTTCTGCACCGCCGGCGGCGAATGCTGCGACTGAGTCCCCTTACTTCCGGGAGCTGCGCCGGATTGCGCGGCAAAAGAACCGAGCCCAATCCTGCCTTCGCACCCGCGACACCGAGAAGAAGGGGCCGTTGGCGCAGCGACGTGTCGGACGGGATCTGGCCATGGATCGCTTGCCAGATCAGAGCTGGCGTCAGCGTCAAGGACAGAATGCGAGAGGCTTGAATGACGCATTGACGACCCAGCCGACGCACTGCAGAGGACCCACGAGAACAGCTGATCATCGGAACAGGCCGAGCGGAGTTCGACGGCCATGCGCCGTTCTCGGAAATCCCTCTCATCGGCGCTCTTCCTGGGAGAGATCGACCGAGCTGCCGCTGCCACCGGGATCGCCGGATTTGACTGCATGAACTGCCGCCGATACCCCCCGATCAAGGCCCTGACCTTGCTTGATGCGCTGAGCCCAAGTGGGGCTACCGCTCGCGGTCTGAGCTGAAGTGCTCGTCGATTGACCGCCTCCGCCAACCGTCGAGGCCATCCTGCGAAGTGGACTTGCTGCTGCAGAGGCGGCCGCATTTGCGACGCCCGTGAGGCCGCCACTGCGATATGCCGCTGCGGTGCCCGTGACAGCGCTTGCGCCCATCCTGCCGGCGCCCACGAGCGCTCCGCCGGCGAGACCTGCCGCACCTGCAGCAAGCCCGGCTGTCGCCACCGCGGCGCCGCCTGCGGCAAGTGCTGTACCGACCGCAGATCCTGCGCCGAGTTGCGGCCCACCGGAGACCAGCCCGCTTGCGATGCTCGGTCCGAAGATCCCCAACGCCAACAGCGAGAGCGCCGCAAGAACCAATGTCATGGCATCTTCGATGGTCGGTTGGGCGCCGTTGAAGCCCGACGTAAATTGCGAAAACAGTGTTGAGCCGATGCCGACAATCACAGCCAGCACCAGCACCTTGATGCCTGATGAGACCACGTTGCCGAGGACGCGCTCTGCCGCAAAGGCGGTCTTGCCGAACAGGCCGAAGGGAATCAGCACAAATCCGGCCAATGTAGTGAGTTTGAACTCGATCAGTGTCACGAAAAGCTGAACGGCCAGAATGAAGAAGGCAAGAAGCACGATTGCCCAGGCAAACAACAGAACCACGATCTGGACGAAGTTCTCGAAAAAGCTGATGTAGCCAATCAGGCTGGAGATCGAGTCCAGGAGCGGACGGCCTGCATCGAGGCCCACCTGCGCGATCTTGCCCGGCCGCACGAAATCGCCGGCCGACAAGCTGGTGCCGGAGGCCTTCAGCCCAAGGCCCGCAAAGCTCTCGAAGACGATACGGGCGAGACTGTTCCAATTTCCGATCAGGTAAGCAAAAACCCCGACGAAGAGCGTCTTCTTGACCAGCCGCGCGATGATGTCGTCGTCCGCGCCCCAGCTCCAGAACAACGCTGCAAGCGTGATGTCGATCGCAGCGAGGGTCGTTGCGAGGTAACCGACCTCCCCGCCCACGAGACCAAAGCCGCTGTCGATGTAGCGTGTAAAAGTCTCCAGGAATTGGTCGATGATGCCCGTGCCGGTCATTGGTCGCCCCCTACCGCAGGACGGGCTAGATAGCCTTGAGGCAATCGGCTCTGATCCTTTGCTTCCAAAGCCTCTTCCGCCGAAGAGCCAACTGACGAACCCTTCGAGTCCGTCTTCTGCCCAAGGAAGCTCCGGCGGCTTTCTGCCCAGACCTTCCGGCAAGTCTCATAGGCATCAGTTTGCGTGGATGTCACGGCACGGCAACGGATCAGGTCAGCCTCGTGCACACTCGGTATTTGGGCGGTCATCGGCTGGTGTTCGAGCTCACCCGCATGATTCTGCAGCGTGAGCGTGCATGCGATGATCGCCACTATGCCGCCAAAGACGGTGATTGCGATCGACACCGCCTTGATAGTTTTCGGATCCCTCATCAGTGAAACATCTGTACGTTGGAGGATTGATAGCCGGGCCCAGGAGTCAGAAAGCGCTGCAGCTGTTCGCGGCCCTGGTCTTGGGCCGCTGCGCGTTGGGCTGCTTCGAGAGCCTGTGCCCGGCCGTGGGCCGCGACGGTCGCGGTGAGATCGGCGAGCTGTTGGGCCTGAAGAGCGAGGAGCTGATTACCGGCCTGGGTTGCCTGGAGCGCGCCGCTGGCGCTCTGGCTCGAGCTCACCAGGGCGGACAGCTGAATGCGATTGGTGTCGAGGTTGCCCACAACGCCGGCTTGGAGGCGAAGAGCGTCCTGAAGCGCTCCGACGGAGTTCTGCCAGCGCGCCTGCGCTCCCGCAAACAGCGCGGCATCGGACTGGCTGCTTGTTGCCGGCGCATAGCTTGTGGCAAAGGCGTGGTCGATCTGTTGGACGTCGTAGGCGATGTGCTGCGCCTGACCAAGGAGCTGCTGGGTGCGCTGGATGGAGGTCTGAAGCTGCAGAAGCGAAGAATAGGGCAGGCTCGCCAGGTTTTTTGCCTGGTTGATCAGCATCTGCGCTTCGTTTTGCAGCGAGGTGATCTGGTTGCTGATCTGCTGCAGCTCGCGAGCGGCGGTCAACACGTTCTGAACGTAATTGTTGGGATCGAACACAATCCACTGGGCACGCGCTGTGCCGCTAGAAAAAGCCGATGCAACAAGGATCGTGATGGCGAAACGCAAGCGTCGAAGGCTCATCGTGATGACTCCAGATTTTTCAGATTCGGGATGAGGTCGATAGCCCAGCTTGCTCCGCGGTGCTCAAGCCAGACCGCTAGAAACCCCTCGGCGCCGTGCTCGGCGACCAGGTGCTCGATTGCGAGTTGATCGGACTTGGCTGATGCGGCTGTAAAGGCGAGTGCGACCTCGCCGAGGCCAAGCTCGAACATGCGGTTGCCTCGGCGAGACTGGCAATAATAGTCGCGCTTCGGCGTTGCCCTGCTCAGGAGTTCGATTTGGCGATCATTGAGCCCGAACCGGCGATAGATGGCTGTGATCTGCGGCTCGATCGCGCGCTCGTTTGGCAAGAGCAGCCGCGTCGGGCAGCTCTCGATGATTGCGGGGGCGATTGCCGAGCCGTCGATGTCGGAAAGGGACTGGGTGGCAAACACCACCGAGGCGTTCTTTTTTCGGAGCGTCTTCAGCCACTCCCGCAACTGTCCTGCGAAATCGGCATCATCGAGCGCTAGCCACCCCTCGTCGACGATGATCAATGTAGGCCTGCCGTCGAGCCGGTCACCGATCCGGTGAAAAAGATAAGCGAGTACGGCCGGCGCAGCCCCCGTTCCGATCAGTCCTTCGGTCTCAAATGCCTGGACTGAGGCTTCCCCAAGCCGCTCGAATTCTGCATCCAGCAGCCGCCCATAGGGCCCACCCAGACAATAGGGCTGGAGAGCGCGCTTGAGGACGTTCGACTGCAGAAGGACAGAAAGCCCGGTTAGCGTCCGCTCGGGTACCGGTGCCGAGGCAAGCGAGGTCAGGGCCGACCACAGATGGTCCTTGCCTTCTGGAGAAAGATCGACCTTCTCTCGTGTAAGAAGAGCGGCCACCCAGTCAGTCGCCCAGGCCCGTTCGGCGGGATTGTCGATCCAGGCCAGCGGCTGCAATGCGATCGGTGCGCCATCATCGGCCGACAACGCGCCACCAAGGTCGTGCCAAT includes the following:
- a CDS encoding amidase, coding for MHELIRQTACSVVEKLRNGEVSPLELLDALEQRIGQVDGKLNALPILCFDRARTHARTLMERPTGARGLLAGLPVPIKDLIDVAGTRNTQGSPIFRNKIAETSDILVERIEQNGGVVYARSNTPEFGAGANTVNELFGATLNPWNPARSAAGSSGGAAVAIAAGMAWVAHGSDMGGSLRNPASFCGVVGLRPSLGRVARTPKSKIDRNLGIHGPMARNVEDVALLLDAMSGEHPADPLSLPAPAESFLTTTRTAKRPRRVAYSADLGITPVDPQIVEITRGAAARFVELGVIVEEAHPDLREAQECFHVLRAFDFAISKAALLRSHRDLLKPDVVWNIEEGLKLSIEQLERAEEQRVAMVVRVLKFFEKYDLLLTPATIVEPFPVANSHVMECDGRQFENYVDWVAIAFAITLVCCPAMSLPCGFTSSGLPVGLQMVAPPRADGQLLAGAKLLEDSLGLLGSTPIDLGLAT
- a CDS encoding LuxR family transcriptional regulator translates to MSTHRIFQNFLNLLINANHADGFSDALAVTGRALELPCLAYLAWPKRRGENALVISTYPANWVAHYVRSHYERLDPIIERALETTEPFSWDHREPHRLISRAQRSLLDEAAQCGIRLGFTVPIHNGASMAALTFATDQNDRAFQLSIERRSEVLQFMAISFDRRVRQKLSHELMIANVELSRREMECLDWVAKGKTTWEIGQILQISPNTVKSYLNNAKNKLGVRTLAEATSRLGAAKAVRQD
- a CDS encoding acyl-homoserine-lactone synthase is translated as MIQLIAEPFHGAFSQTLAAMHRLRHRVFKQRLDWSVHSSGEMETDEFDALGPVYLVQTSVEGLVQGSVRLLPTTGPTMIRDTFSVLLGKCPAPSDPHVWESSRFAVDLPSDAPKAAHGLARATYELFAGMIEFGLSRQLTSIVTVTDVRMERILRRAGWPLRRIASPCEIGNTLAVAGHLEITLNALDRIRAAGGLAGPVLWTPVLSHAA
- a CDS encoding LysR family transcriptional regulator, giving the protein MPPIDHLACQTQRPISNPISLQHLRVAVTVNEAGSIRSAARVLGVEHSAISRAIGRLECLVGTRLFERSRYGMNPTASGTTFLRTAKLIIEQVDSLSKATVLTLSKRADHLAIGFCPFVSAGRITPAIAEFQSRYPEIKVAVLERVMPELLIALQTGSLDIAIAPDGLSSMLLTAAFPLWREGILIALAKNDELAQNESVSCADLHSRTVLVSRDDPAREVEDLLVCKLAAHGNGALIEACDVSRSKLTSLVSIGRGVTPLLASEAHAGFPGVVYRELHDARGPSRITMSAHVRTGDERSVVAHFLALLRECYSSGGEERA
- a CDS encoding DUF2274 domain-containing protein, whose amino-acid sequence is MPKLKIAALVDDRPVKMTVELAAHVHRDLHVYADVLAKQTGQAVEPAKLIGPMLARFMATDRAFAKSKRQARSSPPEE
- a CDS encoding TrbI/VirB10 family protein, with the protein product MTEEHREDETSPDGEQETGELEDGFRLRPEYPSVTRLSRKVLLTGSALCLALVAAAATWALQKQRPREAASEELYLAERHNVAESVTALPPDYSKVTPPVPQLGPPLPGDLGRPILAAKGQIAAPGAAADQEQQRRDQEQEAARVSRLFASTNVRDTAASSGAQAGGANAPSLIPSSEDGSLQNAQDRKLAFVNAATDRRTTSPDRLVKAPSPYVVQAGSVIAGALITGIRSDLPGMITAQVSENVYDTPTGRFLLIPQGARLTGIYDSQVSFGQSRVLLVWTRLIMPNGRSVVLERQPGTDTQGYAGLEDQVDNHWGELFKAAALSTFLAVGSEAGAGSDASNSNSAIIGALRRGASDSLNQAGQQVVRRSLNIQPTLTIRPGYPVRVLVNRDLILEPYRG
- the trbG gene encoding P-type conjugative transfer protein TrbG, producing the protein MKRGITSAAVMLGCMLSGCSTFIPPEISYDTDVPPLPVAAAPADDRPRPLHVPPSWKPSLGGKPGTKEDVEPVNRIEIANSAARVEPRRRGYFNAAQIYSYSPGALYQVYAAPGQITDIALEEGEQLTGSGPLAAGDTVRWVIGDTESGSGEERRVHVLVKPTRASIETNLVINTDRRTYLLELRSREKPYMPSVAWYYPQDRIKRQQLTPVPLLPELAQRRFRYAIEGDNPPWRPLAAYDDGRKVYIEFSQGIVQGEMPPLFVLGPDGKSEIVNYRTFGSVLIVDRLFAAAELRLGGEHQQKVRIVRTDGRFSS
- the trbF gene encoding conjugal transfer protein TrbF; the encoded protein is MFKRSATHYGRAPAALTPYQKAGQVWDERIGSARLQAKNWRLMAFGCLALSCSLAGGLIWQSTQGTITPWIVEVDRLGQAQRVSPASSDYDPTDPQIAWHLARFIEDVRALPSDAIVLRQNWLRAYDFTTDRGAVALNEYARANDPFAGLGKAQISVEVSSVIRASPDSFRVAWIQRAYENGSLASTERWTAILSIVIRTPRDADRLRKNPLGIYVNSINWSKELGQ
- the trbL gene encoding P-type conjugative transfer protein TrbL, with product MTGTGIIDQFLETFTRYIDSGFGLVGGEVGYLATTLAAIDITLAALFWSWGADDDIIARLVKKTLFVGVFAYLIGNWNSLARIVFESFAGLGLKASGTSLSAGDFVRPGKIAQVGLDAGRPLLDSISSLIGYISFFENFVQIVVLLFAWAIVLLAFFILAVQLFVTLIEFKLTTLAGFVLIPFGLFGKTAFAAERVLGNVVSSGIKVLVLAVIVGIGSTLFSQFTSGFNGAQPTIEDAMTLVLAALSLLALGIFGPSIASGLVSGGPQLGAGSAVGTALAAGGAAVATAGLAAGAAGLAGGALVGAGRMGASAVTGTAAAYRSGGLTGVANAAASAAASPLRRMASTVGGGGQSTSTSAQTASGSPTWAQRIKQGQGLDRGVSAAVHAVKSGDPGGSGSSVDLSQEERR
- the trbK-alt gene encoding putative entry exclusion protein TrbK-alt; its protein translation is MRDPKTIKAVSIAITVFGGIVAIIACTLTLQNHAGELEHQPMTAQIPSVHEADLIRCRAVTSTQTDAYETCRKVWAESRRSFLGQKTDSKGSSVGSSAEEALEAKDQSRLPQGYLARPAVGGDQ
- the trbJ gene encoding P-type conjugative transfer protein TrbJ; translation: MSLRRLRFAITILVASAFSSGTARAQWIVFDPNNYVQNVLTAARELQQISNQITSLQNEAQMLINQAKNLASLPYSSLLQLQTSIQRTQQLLGQAQHIAYDVQQIDHAFATSYAPATSSQSDAALFAGAQARWQNSVGALQDALRLQAGVVGNLDTNRIQLSALVSSSQSASGALQATQAGNQLLALQAQQLADLTATVAAHGRAQALEAAQRAAAQDQGREQLQRFLTPGPGYQSSNVQMFH